TTGTTGGTCCAACTAGAAAAAAAATAGGTAAAAGAACAATTTTTAATATGATTGGTCCCTTAAGTAGCCCTGCCCTAGTTAACAGACAAGTAGTTGGTGTTTTTGATAAAAAGCTATTAAAAATTTTTGCTAATGCTTTAAAAAATTTAAATATTAAATTTGCCTGGATTGTAAATAGTGAAGATGGATTAGATGAAATATCACCTTATTCAAAAACTAATGTTGTTCAATTAAAAAATGGTGAAATTTCTGAAATATTAATTGACCCTATAAAACTAAATATAGGTGCGAATAAATTTGAAGATTTACTTGGTGATGATGCGAAATTTAATGCGAACAAAATGCTGGATATATTTAAAGGTGAGGATAACGATTTTTCAAAAGCTGTTTGTTTAAATGCAGCAGCAGGCCTTATTGTTTCAGATAAACATACAATCTTTATTGATGCTTATAATGAAGCTAGAACACATATTTTATCAGGAAAAACATACATTAACTTAAAGGAAATTCAAAATGTCTAAAGACGTACTAGAGGAAATTATTAAAAAAAAAATTGAAAAAGTTGATTTATTAAAAAAATCAATTTCAATTAATTCTTTAAATGAACAAATAGATCAAAATAAAACATTTATTAACTTTAAAGATAGAATTCAAAACAATATTGATAATAATAAAATCTCTTTAATTGCAGAAATAAAAAAAGCAAGCCCGTCTGCTGGTATTATAATTGATGATTATAACCCTATAGAAATAGCAAAAATCTATGATACCAATAAAGCAACATGTTTATCAATTCTTACTGAAGAAGATTTTTTTTTGGGCAACTTAAGTGATATAAGTAAAGTAAAAGAAAAAATAAACTTACCTGTTCTTTGTAAAGATTTTTTTATTGATAAGTTTCAAGTACCTCTTGCAAAAAGTTATGGTGCGGATGCAATATTAATTATATTGGCTGGTGTCTCTGATAACCTTGCTAATGAATTATACGAAGAAGCTATAAGACTTAATATGTCAATAATTGTTGAGGTGCATACAATTGAAGAAGCTGAGAAAGCACTTAACTTTAAAGAAGCATTAATTGGAATAAATAATAGAAATCTTAAAACTTTAAAAACAGATCTTAATACAACTTATGATATCTATAATGTTTTGAGTAATCACTCCTCACCTTTAATTTCTGAAAGTGGTATTAAAACAAAGGAAGAACTTCTTTCTTTAGAGAACAAAACTGAAATAAAAACTTTTTTAATTGGTGAATCACTTTTAAAAAATTTAAATAAAAATTCAATTTTTTCAGTTCTCTAGTCAAATAAACCCCTATTTTAAACAGTTTTTAGCTATTGCTGAATTAGAAGAACACTTGTAGAACATATTTTGTACTTTATTTGTTCTTATGCTAACTAAAAAACAAAAAAACCTGCTTTTATTCATCAACAAAAAGTTGAGAGCGTCAGGCGTATCTCCTTCATATGAAGAAATGAAAGAGTCATTAAATTTAAAGTCTAAATCAGGAATTCACAGATTAATAAGTGCCTTAGAAGAAAGAGGTTTTATTAGAAGGTTAGCTCATAAAGCAAGAGCTTTAGAGGTTATAAAACTTCCTGAAACAGCTTCCGCTAATGATATTTACAATAACTTTTCACCAAGTGTCATCAAAGGTGGTCTCGATATGGAAAATACTAATTTAAATGAAATGGAAATACCTGTGCTGGGTAGTATAGCTGCAGGAACACCAGTAGAAGCTATACAAAATGAAGTCTCCCGAATACCTCTTCCAAGTAATCTTGAAAAAAATGGTCAATATTTTGGTTTAAAAGTTCAAGGTGACTCAATGATTGAAGCTGGTATTAATGAAGGTGATACTGTTATTATAAAAAGATCTGACACTGCAGATAATGGTAAAATAGTTGTAGCTTTAATAGATGAACATGAAGCAATGTTGAAAAGAATTAGAAGAAAAGGAAAAACTGTAGCACTCGAAAGTGCCAATAGAAACTATGAAACCAAAATATTTGGTCCAGATAGGGTAAAAGTTCAAGGTGTTCTTGTATCTTTATATAGAAACTTCTAAGAAAATAGTCTAAAAATCATTGATGTCAAAAGTAGCAACAAGATTTGCTCCCTCACCTACTGGAGCTTTACATATTGGTGGTATAAGAACTGCTTTATTTAATTGGCTGTATTCAAAAAATCAAAAAGGAACATTTCATCTTAGAATTGAAGATACTGATAAAGAGAGATCTAAAGATGAACATAAGATTCAAATTATTAAGTCTTTAAAATGGATTGGCATTGAACATGATGGTGATGAATACATTCAATCAACCAAAATTAGTGATCATATAAATGTCGCTAATGAACTAATTAAAAATGGACATGCTTATAAATGTTATTGTTCAAATGAGGAAATAGAAGAGCAAAAAAAAAGAGCAAGACAAAAAAAACTTCCCTATGTTTACAATAGAAAATGGAGAGACCTACCAGAATCTGATGCTCCTAAAGATATCAAACCAGTAATTAGATTTAAAAGTAAAATTGAAGGAACTTCAGTATTAAAAGATTTGGTACAAGGAGATGTCGAAATAGAAAATATTACAATAGAAGATTTTATAATTTTAAGAAATGATGGAACACCAACATACAATCTTTCAGCGACTGTAGATGATCATCAAATGAACATGACTCATATAATTAGGGGTGACGATCATAAAATTAATACATTTAAGCAAATGCAAATATATTTGGCTATGAAATGGCAAGTTCCTTTATTTGCTCACATTCCATTGATTCATACTATTGAAGGAAAGAAACTATCAAAAAGAGATAATGCATCGACATTAGATGACTATTCTAAGATAGGAATAATGCCTGATGCTTTAAGAAATTACTTATTAAGGTTAGGCTGGTCTTATCAAGATAAGGAAATATTTACGCTAGAAGAAAGCATTAAGTGCTTTAATTTAGAAGGAATTGGTAAATCTCCATCAAAGCTAGATATGAGTAGAATATTATCAATGAATGAACATTATATTAAAACAATTGATGAAAAAGAACTTTACGATCATCTCGTAAGATATTGCGAAATTTATAAAGAAAAAATTAAACCTGAAAAAGAGACTAAAATTAAACCCTCATTAACTTTTCTCAAGAATAAAGCAAAAACATTAGAAGACATATTTAATAACGCTAAATATATAATTTTTGATGAGGTAAAATTTGAAGATAAAGATTTAGAATTAATTGATGATAAAGCAAAAAATATAATTAAAGAATTCAAAGAAAAAATAATTTCAATCAAATCAGTAAGCAAAGAAACACTTGAACCCGTAGTTAATAACTTAATAAAAAAATATGAAACTAATTTTAAAGGTGTAGGTCAACCACTAAGAGTTGCTTTAACTGGATCGAAATTTGGTCCTGGTTTATATGATATAATAATTTCTTTGGGGAAAGAAGAGGTAGAAAAAAGATTAGGGAATAAGATAGTTATTTAAAATTAGAGCTGCTTCACTAGATGAAGAAGATTTTGACTTAATACCCTCTAAGGTTTTTTCACACTCAGCTAATTGTTTTTCAATCAACTCTGGATTTTTAAGAAAATAAGTTACTGTTTTATATATTTCTTCAGCATTACATTCTTTTTGTAATAATTCTGGAATTACTTCTTTGTCATTAATAATATTAATAATATTTGCAAACTTAACATTAACTAATAATTTAAATATCATAAAATTTATAAAACTTAATTTATAAATAATTATTGAAGGAATATTGGCACTAGAGATTTGAAGTGAAATTGTTCCAGATTTAGAGACTGCAAAAATTGAATTAGATAAAACCTGATATTTTATATTTTCATCTGAAATAACATCAATATTATCTAAATTAATATTTTTTACCTTATTGATTATAAATTCTTTATTTTCATCTGTTGCATGAAAAACAAATGAATAATCAAGATTTTTTTTATTCATCAATTTAATAAAATTAAATAAAATTGGCAAAAGAACATTTGTTTCTGAATTTCTACTACCTGGAAATAAAGATATAATTTTTTTATCTTTAGAGATTAAATTATCTAATGTTGTTATAACATTGTCTTTTTTTTCAATTAAAGGATGACCAACAAAAGTATTCTTAATATTTTCTTCATCAAAATATTTTTTTTCAAAGTTAAATAATAAAAGCACATGATCAATAAACTTTTTAATTTTTTTAACTCTATTTTTTCTCCAAACCCACACCTGAGGGGCAACATAATGGATTGTCTTTATGTTGTTATTAATCTTTTTTACCTTTTCAGCAACTCTTAGTGTAAAATCAGGACTATCAACACTAAACAAGATATCAGGATTAAATTTTATAATCTCATCAACAGTTATGTTAATTTTTTTTCTAATTTTGAATACATTAAATAGTACGCTAGTAAAACCTAGATATGTAATCTCTTTCAGGTCAAAGATAGATTGAATTCCTAATTTTTTAATATGTGTTCCACCTACTGATAAATAATCAATATCTGGATTATCTATCTTAAGTTTTAATATAACTGTCGAGGCTAATTTATCACCAGAGGGTTCACCTGTTAAAATAAAAATTTTTTTCATATAACCTTAATAAAGATCTTATTTTTATTAGCAAAGGTTATACATTTGGCCTTATCTAGGAATATATTTTTTTTAGATTTTAAAACTATTCCTTTTAAGCCATATTTTTTACAATCTTTTAGAGTTTGAAGACCAATAGTTGGTAAATCCATTCTAAGATCTTGTTTTACTTTAGGTAACTTAATCAATATTCCTTCAGATTTTTTCTTTAATTTTGATAACATTTTCTTTGTTCCCTGCCGGTCTTCAATTGATAAAATAGTGTTATTTTTAACAATCACTGCTTGTATGTGATCTAAGCTATTTAATTTATTAAAGTAATTAATTCCTTTTTTAATAGAACTGTTATCACTCATATTAGGTTTTAGTTTAGTATAGTTTCCACTTTTAACAGTTAATTCAGGATTAAAAAAGATAGAACTAATAACATTTATATTTTCATTATATAAAATTTTAATTATAGCTTTTATAATTGCTGCATCACCTAATTTTGCTGCTCTAATGATACTAGGCATATAATAGACACCCTTAAGATCTAATCTTAACGTAGAAAATTTTGGTTTTGTAATTTTACCTGCAAATAAAACTTTTTTTGATTTTTTTTCTTTAATTAAATGTATTATTTTCCCAAACATACCAATGCTTATTCGATGAGAGTTTATATCTTTTTTAAATTTATTATTTTTTGAAAAATCAATAATAAAATATTTTTTATTTAATCTTTTTATTTTTTTTAGAACAGCATCTGAAAAATCAGTATCTCCTAAAAATAGTCCAATCATTTTATTTTGAATATGGTGTGCAAATAGGTCTTTTTTTATCTTTTTCTAAAAAATTGACTACTTCTAATACAAGTTCATTCTTTTTAAAATCTTGATCTAGATTAATCAGATTTTGAGTTAAATTCTCATCCTTAAAAATTTCTTTATATGCTTCACTTAGATTCATAATTTCTTTATTTGGAATATTTTTTCTTCTTAAACCTATTAAATTTAATCCTTGTAGTATGCTTCGATTACCATGGGCTATACCATACGGTATGACATCTCTTACAACACCACACATTCCTCCTATCATTGCTGATTTTCCAACTCTAGTGAATTGCTGTACAGCTGAGTTACCTCCAATTATAACATTACTTTCTATATGTGCATGTCCTCCTAAAGGAACATTGTTTGCTAAAATAACATTATCTTCAACTAAACAATCATGCGCTATGTGTGAGGAAACCATAAATAAACAGTTATTTCCTACTTTAGTTAATCCTCCACCACCCTCGGTACCAGGGTTAATAGTTACATATTCTCTAATTTTATTATCATCACCTATTTCAAGATTTGTTTGTTCACCACTAAATTTTAAATCTTGAGGATCATTTCCAATTGATGCAAATGAGTAAATCTTATTGTTTTTTCCAATTTTAGTATACCCCACGATACTTACATGAGATTGAATTACAGAATTTTCTGCTATTTCAACATTGGGACCTATTATAGTGTAAGCACCAATATTAACATTAGTACTGATTTTTGCTTTGGGATCTATAATTGCTGTTTTGTGTATCATTTATTATCCTTTAAAAAATCTCTGATATTTTTTGCTGGATATCCCATCACTTTTGAGTTGTCTGAAATATTTTTTATCACTCCACTACCACCAGCTATTTCTACATTATTTCCAATTGTTAAATGACCAGAAATACCAGCCTGACCACCAATTCGAACATTATTACCAAGGATGGAGCTACCAGCAATTCCTACTTGTCCAGCTATAATTGAATTTTTACCAATTTTAACATTATGAGCAATATGAATTTGATTATCTAAAAATGTATTTTTACCAATTACAGTGTTTGACATAGACCCTCTGTCAATAGTACAGCCACATCCAATCTCAGAATTTTCTCCAATTATAACAATTCCAATATGTGGATATCTTAAATTTTTTTCATTAATAGGAAAAAAACCAAAACCATGTTTGCCAATAACACAATTATCTAAAACTTTAACATTGTTATCAATTAATGTATTTCTTATGATAACATTTGATCCTATTGAGCAATTATCTCCAATTGAAACATTTTGTTCAATAATAGTATTATGACCTATTAAACAGTTAGAACCAAGTGTAACATTATCACCAATTAAAACATTTTTTCCATATTCAACTTTATCTTTATATTTTGTTTCAGTTATATCTCTAGCTGTATAATCAAAATTATCGTTAATTGAACTAGAGTAAAATTTTGATGTAATTTTAGAAGTTGAAACTAAAACGTTCTCTACCACTAATGGTATGCAACTTTTAGGTAATTCTTTCTTTAAAATATCAGTTGTTATACAAAAAGAAGCTTTGGTATTATTTGCAATATTTTTGTATTTTTTAGAATGAAAAAAAGTAATTTCATTTTTTTGTGACGTAAATAAATCTTTGATATCAATTATTTTTTGATCATTGGTAATTTTAAAATTATCAAGATTTATTAATTGTAAAATATCTGAAATTTTAAAAGGGCCATTATTTTTAAAAAAAGGATTAATCATCAAAACCTTTTTACCAAAGCAAATTAACCTGTGTTATCAAGATTTGTTGCTGATTATTTCTTATCGACAATAGTAGCTGACCATTGAGCGTCAGCCATTTTTTTTCCATCAACAAAGGCATCTCCTTTGTACTTCCAAACCCTACCATGTGTTCTGATAGCTTGAATCTTTAATTCTAATTTACAATCAGGTATAACGGGGCTTCTAAATCTTGCTTTTTCTACACCCATTAAAAATACTAATTTATTATCATATGTTTCTTTATCTAAACCATGAGCTGTTAATGCTGCTGCAGCTTGACCAAAAGCTTCAACTATTAAAACACCTGGCATAACAGGATTATCTGGAAAATGACCTTGTACAAAAAAACTATCTTTTTTAACATAAACAATAGCTGTAGCTGAAGACAATTTTTCAATATCATGAAGCTCATCAATTAATAGCATTGGCTCCCTATGAGGAAGTAAATTTGAAATTTGTTTTTTATTAAGGATTTTTTTTGTCATTTATTTAATTTTAAATTCTTTAATCTCTGTGTTTATAATCTTAATGATTTCATCTGTAATATCAAGTTCAGTCTTAGCAGCAACTAAATCTTTTTTTTGTAAAATAATAGATATTTTTTTTTCATTTAAGTAATCAATTAAAATTGGGTTAATTAATTTCAAAAGATTATTCGTATTGTCCAGCTTTAATTTATTAAAATCTGAAACCATTTTATTTCTAATCTTATTATAGTTGATAATTTCATTTTTCAATTTATCTACTTTGTTTTTAAAATCAGTTTCTGATAAAATATTTTTTTGAGAAATTAATTTTACTTCTTTTTCTTGAAATTTTTTTTCCTCTTTTTTTAAAAAATTTGAATTCTTGTTTTTGACATCATTTAGTTGCTTTAGAATTGAGATACCTAAATTAGAAGTTGAAATAACTTTATCCATATTAATGATTGCTATTTTTTGTTCAGAAATAACTGGATTAATAAAAAATAATAATAAAACTAGGAATGATGTAAAAAAAATTTTCACTAGAAAGTGGTGCCAAGATTAAATCTAAAAGATTCTGTTATATCATTTTTACCCTTGGTAATTGCCTCTGATAAAGAAAAATTTAAAGGGCCAATAGGCGTAAAAAAGTCTACAGCAATACCCACTGATGATCTAATTTTACTTTCATCACTCAAAGATGAGCTATAATCTATGCCCCAAACATTTCCTGCATCAAAAAAAATAGAAACATCTGTATTTTGTGAATTTGGTAATATTTGAGAAAGACTTGTTGCTACATTAACGGAAGCTGCATAATTTCCACCAATATAATCAGCACCATCTTTTGGACCAACTTTTCCGGATTCAAATCCTCTAAGCTTACTTTGCGGTAAATACAATCTATCAGAAAGTTTAACATCTTTGCCACTTAAAGAATTTGTAGTTGTACCAAAAAAACCAATAGAAAAAATATTTTCATTTAACCACTCATTGTATAATTTATAATCATAAGCATTTGTTAAAGTATAACTTTCACTAATTAATGGGATATTTTGTGTAAGCCTACTAATATAACCATCTGACGTTTTGTATCTTTGATTTCTTTTGTCATAACTAAAAGTTTGATTAAAAAAAGTATCAAAGTAAGACCCTTCTTGTTTTTTCATACTAGCAGAGGCTGTGCCATCTGTATCTAGTTTTTCGACATAAGAAGAAATTCCTGTATTCCAGAATAGATCATCATAAAATTCAAAACCACTCCCAATAGAAATTCCAGTTTTGTTTGATTTATATCCAAAATTTTTAAGACGATCAGTAATAGTACTTTCTAATGAAGCAATTAATGATCTATTAGAACCTTTATAATTAGGGTTATTTAGTGAAATTAATCCTTTTAAACTTTCTGCACTAAGCATAACATCAGAGGAGAATTCTATACCTCTTCCAAGAAAATTGTTTTCCGATACACCAAAAGCAAGAGTTCCTCCGTTTGTACCAACACCAGCACCTGCCATGATTTCCCCTGTGGGTTTTTCTTCAACAGTAATATTAATTATTTTCTTATTTTCATTCTCTATATCCAAAA
The nucleotide sequence above comes from Candidatus Pelagibacter giovannonii. Encoded proteins:
- the trpD gene encoding anthranilate phosphoribosyltransferase, whose translation is MKIFLDKLKNKQDLSFNESKNAFEILMDGKASDDEIFDFLTLLSSKGEISDEIAGGVYVLRNKSKRVNVKDCIDTCGTGGDGMNTLNISTASALLLSSMGIKVAKHGNKAVSSKCGSGDVLEALNIKIDLEPKDIEEQIKKNNFGFMFAPNYHSAMRFVGPTRKKIGKRTIFNMIGPLSSPALVNRQVVGVFDKKLLKIFANALKNLNIKFAWIVNSEDGLDEISPYSKTNVVQLKNGEISEILIDPIKLNIGANKFEDLLGDDAKFNANKMLDIFKGEDNDFSKAVCLNAAAGLIVSDKHTIFIDAYNEARTHILSGKTYINLKEIQNV
- a CDS encoding indole-3-glycerol phosphate synthase TrpC: MSKDVLEEIIKKKIEKVDLLKKSISINSLNEQIDQNKTFINFKDRIQNNIDNNKISLIAEIKKASPSAGIIIDDYNPIEIAKIYDTNKATCLSILTEEDFFLGNLSDISKVKEKINLPVLCKDFFIDKFQVPLAKSYGADAILIILAGVSDNLANELYEEAIRLNMSIIVEVHTIEEAEKALNFKEALIGINNRNLKTLKTDLNTTYDIYNVLSNHSSPLISESGIKTKEELLSLENKTEIKTFLIGESLLKNLNKNSIFSVL
- the lexA gene encoding transcriptional repressor LexA, whose product is MLTKKQKNLLLFINKKLRASGVSPSYEEMKESLNLKSKSGIHRLISALEERGFIRRLAHKARALEVIKLPETASANDIYNNFSPSVIKGGLDMENTNLNEMEIPVLGSIAAGTPVEAIQNEVSRIPLPSNLEKNGQYFGLKVQGDSMIEAGINEGDTVIIKRSDTADNGKIVVALIDEHEAMLKRIRRKGKTVALESANRNYETKIFGPDRVKVQGVLVSLYRNF
- the gltX gene encoding glutamate--tRNA ligase, which codes for MSKVATRFAPSPTGALHIGGIRTALFNWLYSKNQKGTFHLRIEDTDKERSKDEHKIQIIKSLKWIGIEHDGDEYIQSTKISDHINVANELIKNGHAYKCYCSNEEIEEQKKRARQKKLPYVYNRKWRDLPESDAPKDIKPVIRFKSKIEGTSVLKDLVQGDVEIENITIEDFIILRNDGTPTYNLSATVDDHQMNMTHIIRGDDHKINTFKQMQIYLAMKWQVPLFAHIPLIHTIEGKKLSKRDNASTLDDYSKIGIMPDALRNYLLRLGWSYQDKEIFTLEESIKCFNLEGIGKSPSKLDMSRILSMNEHYIKTIDEKELYDHLVRYCEIYKEKIKPEKETKIKPSLTFLKNKAKTLEDIFNNAKYIIFDEVKFEDKDLELIDDKAKNIIKEFKEKIISIKSVSKETLEPVVNNLIKKYETNFKGVGQPLRVALTGSKFGPGLYDIIISLGKEEVEKRLGNKIVI
- the lpxB gene encoding lipid-A-disaccharide synthase codes for the protein MKKIFILTGEPSGDKLASTVILKLKIDNPDIDYLSVGGTHIKKLGIQSIFDLKEITYLGFTSVLFNVFKIRKKINITVDEIIKFNPDILFSVDSPDFTLRVAEKVKKINNNIKTIHYVAPQVWVWRKNRVKKIKKFIDHVLLLFNFEKKYFDEENIKNTFVGHPLIEKKDNVITTLDNLISKDKKIISLFPGSRNSETNVLLPILFNFIKLMNKKNLDYSFVFHATDENKEFIINKVKNINLDNIDVISDENIKYQVLSNSIFAVSKSGTISLQISSANIPSIIIYKLSFINFMIFKLLVNVKFANIINIINDKEVIPELLQKECNAEEIYKTVTYFLKNPELIEKQLAECEKTLEGIKSKSSSSSEAALILNNYLIP
- the lpxI gene encoding UDP-2,3-diacylglucosamine diphosphatase LpxI domain-containing protein (LpxI, functionally equivalent to LpxH, replaces it in LPS biosynthesis in a minority of bacteria.), with translation MIGLFLGDTDFSDAVLKKIKRLNKKYFIIDFSKNNKFKKDINSHRISIGMFGKIIHLIKEKKSKKVLFAGKITKPKFSTLRLDLKGVYYMPSIIRAAKLGDAAIIKAIIKILYNENINVISSIFFNPELTVKSGNYTKLKPNMSDNSSIKKGINYFNKLNSLDHIQAVIVKNNTILSIEDRQGTKKMLSKLKKKSEGILIKLPKVKQDLRMDLPTIGLQTLKDCKKYGLKGIVLKSKKNIFLDKAKCITFANKNKIFIKVI
- the lpxA gene encoding acyl-ACP--UDP-N-acetylglucosamine O-acyltransferase; translated protein: MIHKTAIIDPKAKISTNVNIGAYTIIGPNVEIAENSVIQSHVSIVGYTKIGKNNKIYSFASIGNDPQDLKFSGEQTNLEIGDDNKIREYVTINPGTEGGGGLTKVGNNCLFMVSSHIAHDCLVEDNVILANNVPLGGHAHIESNVIIGGNSAVQQFTRVGKSAMIGGMCGVVRDVIPYGIAHGNRSILQGLNLIGLRRKNIPNKEIMNLSEAYKEIFKDENLTQNLINLDQDFKKNELVLEVVNFLEKDKKRPICTPYSK
- the lpxD gene encoding UDP-3-O-(3-hydroxymyristoyl)glucosamine N-acyltransferase, translated to MINPFFKNNGPFKISDILQLINLDNFKITNDQKIIDIKDLFTSQKNEITFFHSKKYKNIANNTKASFCITTDILKKELPKSCIPLVVENVLVSTSKITSKFYSSSINDNFDYTARDITETKYKDKVEYGKNVLIGDNVTLGSNCLIGHNTIIEQNVSIGDNCSIGSNVIIRNTLIDNNVKVLDNCVIGKHGFGFFPINEKNLRYPHIGIVIIGENSEIGCGCTIDRGSMSNTVIGKNTFLDNQIHIAHNVKIGKNSIIAGQVGIAGSSILGNNVRIGGQAGISGHLTIGNNVEIAGGSGVIKNISDNSKVMGYPAKNIRDFLKDNK
- the fabZ gene encoding 3-hydroxyacyl-ACP dehydratase FabZ, whose product is MTKKILNKKQISNLLPHREPMLLIDELHDIEKLSSATAIVYVKKDSFFVQGHFPDNPVMPGVLIVEAFGQAAAALTAHGLDKETYDNKLVFLMGVEKARFRSPVIPDCKLELKIQAIRTHGRVWKYKGDAFVDGKKMADAQWSATIVDKK
- a CDS encoding OmpH family outer membrane protein, whose translation is MKIFFTSFLVLLLFFINPVISEQKIAIINMDKVISTSNLGISILKQLNDVKNKNSNFLKKEEKKFQEKEVKLISQKNILSETDFKNKVDKLKNEIINYNKIRNKMVSDFNKLKLDNTNNLLKLINPILIDYLNEKKISIILQKKDLVAAKTELDITDEIIKIINTEIKEFKIK